The proteins below are encoded in one region of Ricinus communis isolate WT05 ecotype wild-type chromosome 6, ASM1957865v1, whole genome shotgun sequence:
- the LOC8268559 gene encoding uncharacterized protein LOC8268559: MAAARNLLQIRRVLSVLTHNNQLGTSSFNKEPAWQFLPSTTSIFARNDFYRRRFQTQSNPASQPEDSQNHESSCPNRNCESDNAPSDINSNEDSPVKYSAVSSLKTSPRHDLAMIFTCKVCETRSVKTICRESYEKGVVVARCGGCNNLHLIADRLGWFGEPGSIEDFLAARGEEVRKGSTDTLNLTLEDLAGNKILKE, translated from the exons ATGGCGGCAGCTAGAAACCTCTTGCAGATAAGACGAGTGCTCTCCGTCCTTACACATAATAACCAGCTCGGCACCTCTTCTTTTAATAAAG AACCAGCATGGCAATTTCTTCCTTCTACAACTTCAATCTTCGCTAGGAATGATTTTTATAGAAGAAGGTTTCAGACGCAATCAAATCCAGCCAGTCAACCAGAGGATTCACAAAATCATGAAAGCAGTTGTCCAAATCGTAATTGTGAGTCAGATAATGCTCCTTCCGATATAAACAGCAATGAAGATTCTCCTGTGAAGTATTCCGCTGTATCCAGCTTGAAAACATCACCAAGGCATGACCTTGCAATGATCTTTACCTGCAAGGTCTGTGAGACAAGATCTGTCAAGACAATTTGCCGTGAATCATACGAGAAAGGCGTGGTGGTGGCACGTTGTGGTGGCTGTAATAACCTACACCTGATAGCAGATCGCCTTGGATGGTTTGGAGAACCAGGAAGCATTGAGGACTTCCTGGCTGCCCGCGGGGAGGAAGTGAGAAAAGGTTCTACAGATACTCTTAATTTAACTCTCGAGGATTTAGCTGGAAACAAAATCTTGAAAGAGTAA